A genomic stretch from Mycobacterium paraterrae includes:
- a CDS encoding virulence factor Mce family protein codes for MRTLEPANRKKIGLMGLIVTVLTVAVGQTLTSIPQIFAQPSYYGQFTDSGQLNTGDKVRIAGVDVGQIEAINIDGDHIKMKFSTGSDTIGTESRLAIKTDTILGKKVLEIEPRGTTTLRPGGTLPLGQSTTPYQIYDAFFDVTKAAAGWNIDTVKQSLNVLSQTIDQTAPHLSAALDGVAKFSDTVGKRDEQITHLLAQANQIAQILGDRSQQVDRLFVNANNLLAAFNQRSAAISSLLANVSAFSAQVQYLINDNPNLNHVLEQLRTVSDLLDKRKDDLALVFKTLGKTAAGLNESIASGPYFKVQVTNLLPYWILQPWVDAAFKKRGIDPEEFWRNAGLPAGKFPDPNGTRFPNGAPPPAPQLLEGTADHPGPAIPPGTPCSYTPPPELLPRPGNPMPCAGINQDAGPFGPNGPYPNPNIASSPPNPNGLPPTPGIPIAGRPGQVQPDVPGTPVPIAPGPPGGRTEPLGPLPGPAPGNPAAAPPPPPLNVPPAPPGPGANLPAPYISGTGGAGGSGAQGGNGN; via the coding sequence ATGAGGACACTAGAACCCGCCAACCGGAAGAAGATCGGCCTGATGGGCCTGATCGTCACGGTTCTCACGGTCGCGGTCGGTCAGACGCTGACGAGCATCCCGCAGATCTTCGCGCAGCCCAGCTACTACGGGCAGTTCACCGACTCGGGCCAGCTGAACACGGGCGACAAGGTCCGCATCGCCGGTGTCGACGTCGGCCAGATCGAGGCCATCAACATCGACGGCGACCACATCAAGATGAAATTCTCCACCGGCAGCGACACCATCGGCACCGAAAGCCGGCTGGCGATCAAGACCGACACCATCCTCGGAAAAAAGGTGCTCGAGATCGAGCCGCGCGGCACTACGACGCTGCGGCCCGGCGGCACGCTGCCGCTCGGCCAGAGCACCACGCCGTACCAGATCTACGACGCCTTCTTCGATGTCACCAAGGCTGCGGCCGGCTGGAACATCGACACCGTCAAGCAGTCGCTGAACGTGCTGTCGCAGACTATCGACCAGACCGCTCCGCACCTGAGCGCGGCGCTCGACGGGGTGGCGAAGTTCTCCGATACCGTCGGCAAGCGGGACGAGCAGATCACCCATCTGCTCGCGCAGGCGAACCAGATCGCCCAGATCCTGGGTGACCGCAGCCAGCAGGTGGACCGGCTGTTCGTGAACGCCAACAACTTGCTGGCCGCGTTCAACCAGCGCAGCGCCGCGATCAGCTCGCTGCTGGCCAACGTGTCGGCGTTCTCGGCTCAGGTGCAGTACCTGATCAACGACAACCCGAACCTTAACCACGTCCTGGAGCAGCTCCGCACGGTCAGCGACCTGCTGGACAAACGGAAAGATGATTTAGCGTTAGTGTTTAAGACATTAGGCAAAACCGCTGCGGGGCTTAACGAATCTATTGCCTCAGGTCCGTATTTCAAGGTGCAGGTGACCAACCTGCTGCCGTACTGGATCCTGCAGCCTTGGGTGGACGCCGCGTTCAAGAAGCGTGGCATTGACCCCGAGGAATTCTGGCGTAACGCCGGCCTGCCGGCGGGCAAGTTCCCCGACCCCAACGGCACCCGGTTCCCCAACGGTGCGCCGCCGCCGGCCCCACAGCTGCTGGAAGGAACCGCCGACCACCCAGGTCCGGCTATCCCGCCGGGAACGCCGTGCTCCTACACCCCGCCCCCGGAACTGCTGCCGCGGCCGGGCAACCCGATGCCGTGTGCGGGCATCAACCAGGACGCCGGTCCGTTCGGGCCCAACGGGCCATACCCGAACCCGAACATCGCGTCGTCGCCGCCCAACCCGAACGGGCTGCCACCGACACCGGGCATCCCGATCGCCGGCCGGCCGGGGCAGGTCCAGCCGGACGTGCCGGGCACGCCCGTGCCGATTGCGCCCGGACCCCCAGGCGGACGCACCGAACCGCTCGGACCGCTGCCGGGCCCCGCCCCGGGCAACCCGGCGGCCGCACCGCCGCCGCCGCCGCTGAACGTGCCCCCGGCTCCGCCGGGACCGGGTGCCAACCTGCCCGCGCCCTACATCAGCGGGACCGGTGGGGCTGGCGGCTCGGGAGCGCAAGGAGGTAATGGGAATTGA
- a CDS encoding virulence factor Mce family protein — translation MSTVFDFRHLRMPKLSRAAVIIGSLAIVAALVLAFLGIELYKKLTTNTVVAYFPVANALYNGDKVEIMGVKVGAIDKVEPAGDKMKVTFHYSNKYKVPADAQAVILNPTLVASRLIQLEPPYKGGPTLADNAVIPEERTQVPTEWDELRNTITNVISKLGPSKQQPKGPFGDVIEAYADGLAGKGKQINTTFNDLSKALTALNQGRGDFFGVIRSLALFVNALHADDQKFVQLNKNLAQFTNSLTGSDQDLSNALQQFDGLLSTVQPWLTKNREVLTHDINQLADTTNTLVQPDSLTGLETSLHVLPTALSNANLIYHPAHSAVVAQPTGTVGTMGFANPMEFICSSIQASSRLGYQESAELCAQYLAPILDAIKFNYLPFGLNPFSLTAVTPKEVAYSEDRLRPPAGYKDTTVPGIWVPDTPTSHRNTQHGWITAPGMQGVKVGPVTAGLLTPDSLAELMGGPNIAPVQSQYQTPPGYPNAYNEEPGPAPFIGVPGNPSPIASPPPGPNVIPGPPPPSAVGPSPLGAPAPPPGPALPAEAPGGGQ, via the coding sequence TTGAGTACCGTCTTTGATTTCCGGCACCTCCGGATGCCGAAGCTGTCGCGTGCGGCGGTGATCATCGGGTCGTTGGCGATCGTCGCGGCGCTGGTGCTGGCGTTCCTCGGGATCGAGCTGTACAAGAAGTTGACGACCAACACCGTGGTGGCGTACTTCCCGGTGGCCAACGCCTTGTATAACGGCGACAAAGTCGAGATCATGGGCGTCAAGGTCGGCGCGATCGACAAGGTCGAGCCGGCCGGCGACAAGATGAAGGTCACCTTCCACTACTCGAACAAGTACAAGGTGCCTGCCGACGCCCAGGCGGTGATCCTCAACCCGACGCTGGTCGCGTCGCGCTTGATCCAGCTGGAGCCGCCGTACAAGGGTGGGCCCACGCTGGCCGACAACGCGGTGATCCCCGAAGAGCGCACCCAGGTGCCGACCGAGTGGGACGAGCTGCGCAACACGATCACCAACGTCATCTCGAAGTTGGGGCCGAGCAAGCAGCAGCCCAAGGGCCCGTTCGGTGACGTCATCGAGGCCTACGCCGACGGACTGGCCGGCAAGGGCAAGCAGATCAACACGACGTTCAACGACCTGTCCAAGGCGCTGACCGCGCTGAACCAGGGTCGCGGCGACTTCTTCGGCGTGATTCGCAGCCTGGCGCTGTTCGTCAACGCGCTGCACGCCGACGACCAGAAGTTCGTGCAGCTCAACAAGAACCTAGCGCAGTTCACCAACAGCCTGACCGGGTCCGACCAGGATCTGTCGAACGCGCTGCAGCAGTTCGACGGCCTGCTCTCCACGGTTCAGCCGTGGCTCACCAAGAACCGCGAAGTGTTGACCCACGACATCAACCAGCTCGCCGACACCACCAACACACTTGTCCAGCCGGACTCGTTGACCGGCCTGGAAACCAGCTTGCACGTGCTGCCGACGGCGCTATCGAATGCGAATTTGATTTATCACCCTGCCCACAGCGCGGTTGTCGCCCAGCCGACGGGCACAGTCGGCACCATGGGCTTTGCCAACCCGATGGAGTTCATCTGCAGCTCTATTCAAGCCAGCAGCCGGTTGGGCTACCAGGAATCCGCCGAGTTGTGCGCGCAATACCTGGCGCCGATCCTCGACGCGATTAAGTTCAACTACCTGCCGTTCGGGTTGAACCCATTCAGTTTGACCGCGGTGACGCCTAAAGAAGTTGCATATTCCGAAGATCGTCTACGTCCACCGGCGGGCTATAAGGACACGACGGTTCCAGGCATCTGGGTGCCCGATACCCCGACGTCGCACCGCAACACCCAGCACGGCTGGATCACCGCGCCCGGCATGCAAGGTGTCAAGGTCGGCCCAGTGACGGCCGGCCTGCTGACACCGGACTCGCTGGCCGAGTTGATGGGTGGCCCGAACATCGCTCCCGTGCAGTCGCAATACCAGACGCCGCCGGGATACCCGAACGCGTACAACGAGGAGCCCGGCCCGGCGCCGTTCATCGGCGTCCCCGGCAATCCGTCGCCGATCGCGTCGCCGCCCCCGGGGCCCAACGTGATCCCCGGGCCGCCACCGCCGTCGGCCGTCGGACCGTCGCCGCTGGGCGCACCGGCGCCGCCGCCCGGCCCCGCCCTGCCCGCCGAAGCACCAGGAGGAGGCCAGTGA
- a CDS encoding virulence factor Mce family protein — protein sequence MKITGTLVKLGIVATVLLLFTALIVVVFGQMRFDRSHTYSAEFSNISGLRNGQFVRASGVEIGKVKSIKLVDGGHRVQVEFDVDHDVPLYQSTTAQVRYLNLIGDRYLELKRGEGEGSDRVLPVHGFIPLSHTSPALDLDALIGGFKPLFRALDPDKVNNIATSIITVFQGQGGTINDILDQTAQLTSKIAERDEAIGEVVKNLNIVLDTTVKHRKDFDETVDNFEKLITGLNNHADGFAAGIANISNGAGTVAELLADNRQLLHKTLNYLDPIQQPIIDQKDLYDDQIHRTPIGMNIVGNAIGNYGDWVNFYLCDLTLKTNGLQAGGPVRTVRVWSQPTGRCTPQ from the coding sequence ATGAAAATCACCGGAACCCTCGTCAAGCTCGGCATCGTCGCGACGGTGCTGCTGCTCTTCACCGCGCTCATCGTCGTGGTGTTCGGTCAGATGCGCTTCGACCGGTCCCACACGTACTCCGCTGAGTTCAGCAACATCAGCGGTCTTCGCAACGGTCAGTTCGTGCGGGCGTCCGGTGTGGAGATCGGCAAGGTCAAGAGCATCAAGCTGGTCGACGGCGGCCATCGGGTGCAAGTCGAGTTCGATGTCGACCACGACGTTCCGCTGTACCAGTCCACGACGGCTCAGGTGCGTTATCTCAACCTGATCGGCGACCGTTACCTGGAGCTCAAGCGCGGTGAGGGCGAGGGCTCCGATCGGGTGCTTCCCGTGCACGGGTTCATTCCGCTGTCGCACACCTCGCCGGCGCTCGACCTCGACGCGCTGATCGGCGGTTTCAAGCCGCTGTTCCGGGCGCTCGACCCGGACAAGGTGAACAACATCGCGACCTCGATCATCACCGTTTTCCAGGGGCAGGGCGGCACGATCAACGACATCCTCGACCAGACCGCGCAGCTGACCTCCAAAATCGCCGAGCGCGACGAGGCTATCGGCGAAGTGGTCAAAAACCTGAACATTGTGTTGGACACAACGGTTAAGCACCGCAAGGACTTCGACGAGACCGTCGACAACTTCGAGAAGCTGATTACCGGCCTGAACAACCACGCCGACGGCTTCGCGGCGGGCATCGCGAATATCAGCAACGGCGCGGGAACGGTGGCCGAACTGCTCGCCGACAACCGGCAACTGTTGCACAAGACGCTGAACTACCTTGACCCGATCCAGCAGCCGATCATCGACCAGAAGGATCTGTACGACGACCAGATTCACCGCACCCCGATCGGCATGAACATTGTGGGTAACGCAATAGGTAACTACGGCGACTGGGTCAACTTCTACCTCTGTGACCTCACTCTGAAGACCAACGGTCTGCAGGCCGGTGGTCCGGTCCGCACGGTCCGTGTGTGGTCGCAGCCGACGGGTAGGTGCACCCCGCAATGA
- a CDS encoding virulence factor Mce family protein, with amino-acid sequence MRVALCKARHQIWQGVVFLMAAMVLSSCGWKGISNVSLPGGPGGDGYTLYVQVPDTLAINGNSKVMVADVFVGSIRKIELKNWVATVTLGVEKSVKLPKNATAKIGQTSLLGSQHIELAAPADPSPQMLKNGDTIPLKNSSSYPSTEQTLASLAMVVRGGGLPNLEVLQNEVTKILSGRGPQIRAFLGKLDTFTQRLNEQSGDITHAIDSTNRLLEYVGTHDQAVDRALTEFPPLIKYLATPEYTRHLVDAVDSVGALSQAAAQYLGEARGPLHQDLLSLQCPLRELGKASPYLLGALKLIFTAPFDVDTVPKLIRGDFMNTSLEVDTTLSAVDNAFLTGTGFSGALRALEQSYGRDPNTMIPDVRYTPNPNDAPGGPLVERADRQC; translated from the coding sequence ATGCGCGTGGCATTGTGCAAGGCCCGCCACCAGATCTGGCAGGGCGTCGTATTCCTCATGGCCGCAATGGTGTTGAGCTCGTGCGGCTGGAAGGGCATCTCGAACGTTTCGCTGCCCGGCGGTCCGGGTGGTGACGGCTACACGCTCTACGTGCAGGTGCCCGACACCCTGGCCATTAACGGCAACAGCAAGGTGATGGTGGCCGACGTGTTCGTTGGCTCGATCCGCAAGATCGAGCTCAAGAACTGGGTCGCCACTGTGACCTTGGGCGTCGAGAAGAGCGTCAAGCTGCCGAAGAACGCCACCGCGAAGATCGGCCAGACCAGCCTGCTGGGTTCGCAGCACATCGAGTTGGCCGCGCCGGCCGACCCGTCGCCGCAGATGCTGAAGAACGGCGACACGATTCCGCTGAAGAACTCGTCGTCCTACCCGAGCACCGAGCAGACGCTGGCCAGCTTGGCGATGGTGGTGCGCGGCGGTGGCCTGCCGAACCTCGAGGTTCTGCAGAACGAGGTCACCAAGATCCTGTCCGGCCGCGGGCCGCAGATCCGCGCGTTCCTGGGCAAGCTGGACACCTTCACCCAGCGCCTCAACGAGCAGAGCGGCGACATCACCCACGCGATCGACTCGACGAACCGGCTGCTGGAGTACGTCGGCACCCACGACCAGGCCGTCGACCGGGCGCTGACTGAATTCCCGCCGCTGATCAAATACTTGGCGACCCCGGAGTACACCCGTCACCTGGTCGACGCGGTCGACTCGGTCGGCGCGCTGAGCCAGGCTGCTGCGCAGTACCTCGGCGAGGCACGCGGACCGCTGCACCAGGATCTGCTGTCGTTGCAATGCCCGCTGCGGGAACTGGGCAAGGCCTCGCCCTACCTGCTCGGCGCGCTGAAGCTGATTTTTACGGCGCCCTTCGATGTGGACACGGTACCGAAGCTGATCCGCGGTGATTTCATGAATACGTCGCTGGAGGTCGACACGACACTGTCGGCGGTGGACAACGCTTTCCTTACCGGCACCGGGTTCTCCGGAGCACTGCGGGCGTTGGAGCAGTCGTACGGCCGCGATCCCAACACGATGATCCCGGACGTGCGCTACACGCCGAACCCAAACGACGCTCCCGGCGGGCCACTGGTGGAGAGGGCGGACCGGCAATGCTGA
- a CDS encoding MCE family protein, which produces MLTKFIRRQLVIFGILTAVALLVLGVYYLRLPSLVGIGQYQLKAELPASGGLYPTSNVTYRGITIGKVTSVEPTEHGAEAIMSIDSKFKIPLDAVANVHSVSAVGEQYLDLVSEGKSRGFFSPGQTMTKGTVPSEIGPALDTANRGLSVLPKEKIGQLLDETAESVGGLGPALQRLVDGTQAIVGDFKANINQVDDIIQNSAPILDSQVVSSNAIERWAHSLNILGGEAANNDGHLKSILNQAAPTADQVNSVFSDVRESLPQTLANTEIVFDMLKRYHPGVEQTLVFLPQLASIIQAISAPYEKDRQAALDLTLAINYPAPCMTGFLPASQWRSPSDTSIAPLRDNNYCRIPQDFQANAVRGARNIQCMDVPGRRAATPQDCRSGKPYEPLGTNPWYGDPNQIRNCPAPGARCDQPVDPGHVIPAPSVNNGLNPLPANKLPPGGQTPPPTSDPLQRPGSGSVQCNGQQPNPCIYTPGGPPAAVYSPMSGEVAGPDGSKYSVNNSRNTGDDGWKEMLAPAS; this is translated from the coding sequence ATGCTGACCAAATTCATCCGGCGCCAGTTGGTCATCTTCGGCATCCTGACCGCGGTCGCGTTGCTGGTGCTGGGCGTGTACTACCTGCGGCTTCCGTCGCTGGTCGGCATCGGGCAGTACCAGCTGAAGGCCGAGCTGCCGGCGTCGGGCGGGCTCTACCCGACGTCCAACGTGACCTACCGAGGCATCACGATCGGCAAGGTGACCTCCGTCGAGCCGACGGAACACGGCGCTGAGGCGATCATGAGCATCGACAGCAAGTTCAAGATCCCGCTCGACGCCGTCGCCAACGTGCACTCAGTGTCCGCGGTCGGTGAGCAGTACCTGGACCTGGTATCCGAAGGCAAGTCACGAGGTTTCTTCTCCCCCGGACAGACAATGACTAAAGGCACCGTGCCGAGTGAGATCGGCCCGGCCCTGGACACCGCCAACCGTGGACTGAGCGTGCTGCCCAAGGAGAAGATCGGTCAGCTGCTCGACGAGACGGCCGAGTCGGTCGGCGGGCTGGGTCCGGCGCTGCAGCGGTTGGTCGACGGCACTCAGGCGATCGTCGGCGACTTCAAGGCCAACATCAACCAGGTCGACGACATCATCCAGAACTCGGCGCCGATCCTGGACAGCCAGGTCGTCTCAAGCAACGCGATCGAACGCTGGGCCCACAGCCTCAACATCCTCGGTGGCGAGGCGGCGAACAACGACGGCCACCTGAAGAGCATCCTGAATCAGGCCGCCCCGACCGCCGACCAGGTCAACTCGGTGTTCAGCGACGTTCGTGAATCGCTACCGCAGACGTTGGCAAACACCGAGATTGTGTTTGACATGTTGAAGCGATACCACCCTGGAGTAGAACAAACATTGGTATTTCTGCCGCAGCTTGCTTCCATCATCCAGGCCATCTCGGCGCCGTATGAGAAAGACCGTCAGGCTGCCCTCGACCTCACGCTCGCCATCAATTACCCAGCGCCGTGCATGACTGGCTTTCTACCGGCCTCGCAGTGGCGCTCGCCGTCAGACACCAGCATTGCGCCGCTGCGTGACAACAACTACTGCCGTATCCCGCAGGACTTCCAGGCTAACGCGGTTCGCGGCGCAAGAAATATCCAGTGCATGGACGTACCCGGCCGGCGTGCCGCCACCCCGCAAGATTGCCGCAGTGGCAAACCGTACGAGCCCCTCGGCACCAACCCCTGGTACGGTGACCCAAACCAGATCCGCAACTGCCCCGCCCCCGGCGCACGCTGTGACCAGCCGGTCGACCCCGGCCACGTGATACCGGCGCCGTCGGTCAACAACGGCCTGAACCCCTTGCCGGCCAACAAGCTCCCACCGGGAGGACAGACCCCGCCGCCGACCAGCGACCCGCTGCAGCGGCCGGGTTCGGGCAGTGTCCAGTGCAACGGGCAACAACCCAACCCCTGCATCTACACTCCGGGCGGGCCACCGGCCGCGGTCTATAGTCCGATGAGTGGCGAGGTAGCGGGCCCCGACGGTTCTAAGTACTCCGTCAACAACTCGCGCAACACAGGAGATGACGGATGGAAGGAGATGCTGGCACCAGCCAGCTGA
- a CDS encoding MlaE family ABC transporter permease, whose product MCVLTGTALFRPPFQWKEFILQCWFILRVALLPTMAVSVPVTALFIFTFNILLIQVGAADISGAGAGIAVITQIGPINTVLVIAGAVSTAICADLGARTIREEIDAMEVLGIDPIHRLVVPRVLACALCGMLLNALVSMVGLVGGFLFGVYMQNVSAGAYLATLTLVTGLPEVVIATIKALAFGLIAGLVGCYRGLTVSGGSKGLGTAVNETVVLCVVALFGVNVILTTIGVKFGTGM is encoded by the coding sequence ATGTGCGTGCTCACCGGAACAGCGTTGTTCCGGCCCCCATTTCAATGGAAAGAATTCATCCTGCAGTGCTGGTTCATTCTGAGGGTTGCGCTGCTGCCAACGATGGCCGTATCCGTGCCGGTGACAGCGCTTTTCATCTTCACGTTCAACATCTTGCTGATTCAGGTTGGAGCGGCTGACATTTCCGGCGCCGGCGCCGGTATCGCCGTTATTACTCAGATTGGCCCGATCAACACCGTGCTGGTGATCGCCGGCGCCGTCTCGACCGCCATCTGTGCAGACCTCGGCGCGCGCACCATCCGCGAAGAGATCGACGCGATGGAAGTGCTCGGTATCGACCCGATCCACCGGCTTGTCGTTCCCCGCGTGCTGGCCTGCGCCCTGTGTGGGATGCTCCTCAACGCTTTGGTGTCGATGGTCGGCCTGGTCGGAGGATTCCTGTTCGGCGTCTATATGCAGAACGTCTCGGCCGGTGCGTATCTGGCCACGCTGACTCTGGTGACCGGCCTGCCCGAGGTCGTCATCGCGACGATCAAGGCCTTGGCATTCGGGCTCATTGCCGGGCTGGTTGGTTGCTACCGCGGTCTGACCGTCAGCGGTGGTTCTAAAGGGTTGGGCACCGCCGTCAACGAAACCGTGGTGCTGTGCGTGGTCGCACTGTTCGGGGTCAACGTCATCCTGACGACCATCGGTGTGAAATTCGGAACGGGGATGTGA
- a CDS encoding ABC transporter permease: MSTAQVIRGRFPRASVNIAKYSAAASRPLDEAGRIGWFAVIGVRDMAWALTRYRKEVLRLIAEVGMGTGAMAVVGGTAVIIAFVTLSAGSLVAIQGLASLGHIGIETLLGFVAAFINVRLVAPIVTGIALAATVGAGATAELGAMRISEEIDALEVMGVKSTAYLVSTRMLAGLVVIIPLYSIGLILSFLSPQIVTTFIYGQTSGTYEHYFRTFLRPDDVFWSFVEVIIISIVVMLSHCYYGYNASGGPVGVGEGVGRSMRFSLVANPIVILLAEMALYGVNPNFNFTV, from the coding sequence ATGTCGACCGCTCAGGTAATCCGCGGCCGATTTCCGCGGGCCTCTGTAAACATCGCGAAGTACAGCGCCGCGGCCAGTCGCCCGCTCGACGAGGCCGGCCGCATCGGCTGGTTCGCGGTCATCGGTGTGCGCGACATGGCGTGGGCCCTCACCCGCTACCGCAAGGAAGTCCTGCGCCTGATCGCCGAGGTCGGCATGGGCACGGGCGCCATGGCGGTCGTCGGCGGCACCGCTGTCATCATTGCGTTCGTGACGTTGTCGGCCGGGTCGCTGGTCGCCATTCAGGGTCTTGCGTCCTTGGGTCACATCGGTATTGAGACCCTGCTCGGGTTCGTCGCCGCCTTCATCAACGTGCGCCTGGTCGCGCCGATCGTCACCGGCATCGCGCTGGCGGCCACCGTCGGCGCCGGCGCCACCGCTGAGCTTGGCGCTATGCGGATCAGCGAGGAGATCGACGCTCTCGAGGTGATGGGCGTCAAGTCGACGGCCTACCTGGTGTCCACCCGGATGCTGGCCGGTCTCGTAGTGATCATCCCGCTGTACTCGATCGGTTTGATCCTGTCCTTCTTGTCGCCGCAGATCGTCACGACCTTCATCTACGGGCAGACGTCCGGCACTTACGAGCACTACTTCCGGACGTTCCTGCGACCCGACGACGTGTTCTGGTCATTCGTCGAAGTCATCATCATCTCGATCGTGGTGATGCTGTCGCACTGCTACTACGGCTACAACGCCAGTGGTGGTCCGGTCGGTGTGGGGGAGGGCGTCGGCCGTTCGATGCGCTTCTCGCTGGTGGCTAACCCGATCGTCATCCTGTTGGCCGAGATGGCGCTGTACGGCGTCAATCCAAACTTCAACTTCACGGTATAG
- a CDS encoding MCE family protein: protein MTNPRGKVNKAPFQPYRVAGVVVFLIFALVLWLVFLQYKGDFTEKTKLTMLSDRAGLVMDPGSKVTFNGVQIGRVDKIDEVERDGKPAVKFSLDVYPKYLHLIPANVDAKIVATTVFGEKYVSMTPPENPLPQRVTPSTVIDARSVTTEINTLFQTITEIAEKVDPVKVNLTLSAAAQALSGLGDKFGQSIINGSAALDDINPRMPIIRHDIQQFSRVADTFSNAAPDLFDFLNNASTTAHTVHAQEKNLDQALLAAAGFGATGAEIFNKGGPYFARGAKDLVPTAQLLDTYSPEILCSIRNLHDSEPKVAAFTSPYSLRTETEIFSGLGLLLSLPGIGMTAATAGLLALGGLVGGAPNPYIYPENLPRLNAHGGPGGAPGCWQTITRELWPAPTLVMDTGSSIAPYNHIDTGSPYAVEYVWGRQMGDHTINP from the coding sequence ATGACGAATCCACGAGGGAAAGTCAACAAGGCGCCGTTCCAGCCCTATCGGGTGGCCGGTGTCGTCGTCTTCTTGATTTTCGCGCTGGTGTTATGGCTGGTTTTCCTGCAGTACAAGGGTGACTTCACTGAGAAGACGAAGCTGACGATGCTGTCGGATCGGGCTGGCTTGGTGATGGATCCGGGTTCGAAGGTCACCTTCAACGGGGTGCAGATCGGCCGTGTCGACAAGATCGACGAGGTTGAGCGTGACGGTAAGCCTGCGGTGAAGTTCAGCCTGGATGTCTACCCGAAGTATCTGCACCTGATCCCGGCCAATGTGGACGCCAAGATCGTGGCAACCACGGTGTTCGGTGAGAAGTACGTGTCGATGACCCCGCCGGAAAACCCGCTCCCGCAACGGGTTACGCCGTCGACCGTGATCGACGCCCGTTCGGTGACGACGGAGATCAACACGCTGTTCCAGACCATCACCGAGATCGCGGAGAAGGTCGACCCGGTCAAGGTCAACCTGACGCTGAGCGCGGCGGCCCAAGCGCTGAGCGGGCTCGGCGACAAGTTCGGGCAGTCGATCATCAACGGCAGCGCCGCCCTCGACGACATCAACCCGCGGATGCCGATCATCCGGCACGACATCCAGCAGTTCTCGCGAGTTGCCGACACCTTCTCGAACGCGGCTCCCGACCTGTTCGACTTCCTGAACAACGCCTCGACGACGGCGCACACCGTGCACGCGCAGGAGAAGAACCTCGACCAGGCGCTGCTGGCCGCCGCGGGGTTCGGTGCCACCGGCGCGGAGATCTTCAACAAGGGCGGCCCGTACTTCGCGCGCGGCGCCAAGGATTTGGTGCCGACCGCTCAGCTGCTCGACACCTATAGTCCGGAGATACTCTGCTCTATCCGCAATCTGCATGACTCGGAACCGAAAGTTGCCGCATTCACCAGTCCATACTCACTGCGGACAGAAACCGAGATCTTCTCTGGTCTAGGGCTTTTGCTTAGCTTGCCCGGTATTGGAATGACGGCCGCAACGGCTGGATTGCTTGCGCTGGGCGGTCTGGTCGGCGGCGCGCCGAACCCGTACATCTATCCGGAGAACCTGCCGCGCCTCAACGCCCACGGCGGCCCCGGTGGTGCGCCGGGCTGTTGGCAGACCATCACCCGTGAACTCTGGCCGGCCCCGACGCTGGTCATGGACACCGGCAGCAGCATCGCTCCGTACAACCACATCGACACCGGCTCCCCGTATGCAGTCGAGTACGTCTGGGGCCGCCAAATGGGAGACCACACGATCAACCCATGA